The following are encoded together in the Eptesicus fuscus isolate TK198812 chromosome 16, DD_ASM_mEF_20220401, whole genome shotgun sequence genome:
- the LOC129151927 gene encoding salivary glue protein Sgs-3 has translation MVTLPRQKGQGEPGLAWPARGVWIESAAFSKAVDGLVFSKAVDGFETLHPGTLHPETLHPETLHPETLHPETLHPETLHPETLHPEALHPETLHPETLHPETLHPETLHPETLHPGTLHPGTLHPETLHPETLHPGTLHPETLHPETLHPGTLHPETLHPGTLHPETLYPGTLHPGTLHPGTLHPETLHPETLHPGTLHPETLHPETLHPETLHPEALTQRPCTQRPYTQGPYTQRPYTQGPCTQRPCTQRPCTQRPCTQRPYTQRPCTQRP, from the exons ATGGTCACCCTCCCACggcagaagggacagggagagcctGGGCTGGCCTGGCCGGCGCGTGGGGTCTGGATAGAGAGTGCGGCGTTCTCTAAAGCTGTGGATGGTTTGGTGTTCTCTAAAGCTGTGGATGgttttg AGACCCTGCACCCAGGGACCCTGCACCCAGAGACCCTACACCCAGAGACCCTGCACCCAGAGACCCTACACCCAGAGACCCTACACCCAGAGACCCTGCACCCAGAGACCCTACACCCAGAGGCCCTGCACCCAGAGACCCTACACCCAGAGACCCTGCACCCAGAGACCCTACACCCAGAGACCCTGCACCCAGAGACCCTACACCCAGGGACCCTACACCCAGGGACCCTGCACCCAGAGACCCTACACCCAGAGACCCTACACCCAGGGACCCTGCACCCAGAGACCCTGCACCCAGAGACCCTGCACCCAGGGACCCTGCACCCAGAGACCCTACACCCAGGGACCCTACACCCAGAGACCCTATACCCAGGGACCCTACACCCAGGGACCCTACACCCAGGGACCCTGCACCCAGAGACCCTGCACCCAGAGACCCTACACCCAGGGACCCTGCACCCAGAGACCCTGCACCCAGAGACCCTGCACCCAGAGACTCTGCACCCAGAGGCCCTGACCCAGAGACCCTGCACCCAGAGACCCTACACCCAGGGACCCTACACCCAGAGACCCTACACCCAGGGACCCTGCACCCAGAGACCCTGCACCCAGAGACCCTGCACCCAGAGACCCTGCACCCAGAGGCCCTACACCCAGAGACCCTGCACCCAGAGACCCTGA